The nucleotide window gtgaacctaactgctctaaaaaaatactCTTAGTAAAGTACTGTAGACTtatcatattttatgtatgtgtgtgcatgtttatacacacacacatgtaagatgataaaaatatatatgtacatatgtttaaCTTAATGAACAAGTGAACACAGTCTTGGAGTGAGTTAGATGTactttagttttagtttcttcatctccaAAATGGAGACAAAATACTGATATTTCTCTTGGCTCTGATGCTTTATTCAGGTCAGGTCTTATAGGAGAGTTGGGTTGTTGCCTCTTATCGATAGACCTGATTCCCATGCTCCCTTTCATGgaaactttacatattttattattttaatttttatctatgtGTATTTCATAAGTTAAAGTGGATATTTTGGAGGAGTAGGATTAATTTCTTATGGGacctttaaaaattcatattaccATATTTATCAATATTGCAATTCCCTCTGTGTTCTTGCCTATATTTTACAAAAGATCATAACGGGAGAgattataaaatatgcattattgATCTGATTACTATGGAGAATACCATCTGGCAGTTTGGAGTTTGGATCTGATGTCGGGAGAAGGGTAGATTAAGTTTAGCTTAATAGACATAGGAAATTATATTCACTCTTAGTTTTCCATCTTAAAAACGAAATGGAGGCTGGTATTTCTAGCCTGTGGCTTAGGGTAACACTGTGCTTCTTATGATAATGGCATAACTGGTATCAAGCTAGTCGTCTCTCTATAAATAGTTACAGAGCTGGACAGTATAAATGAAGCAACTCTTGCCAAGCAGTGGACAGGAGGCAGTATAAAATTTCAGTgcctaagaaaaggaaaacttatgAGGTGAGCTCTGCAGTTCTCTTTGTGGGGGCAatttcccagccctgcccagagAGCTGGAATCTCAACAGACCATAGTGCCTCCACTTGGCTGAGGAGGCAGAGACCAGGGTGTAGGGCAGCTGAAGTGGTTGGAGTCCGTGAGACAGGTCATCACCGAGTAGggaatttttgagagacacaagcTGGGCCGGGGGAGGAATTCCTAGGAGTCGGTAGCTGTGGACTGGGCTATGTATGTGCAGGGCAAAACCACCTGAATTTAACTACGTAGGTAACAGCTGTACAGGACAGGAGTAGAGGTCAAGCAGTCTGTGGGTGGCTGAAGAGTCAGGGACTTTGAAGTTGCAGCCCTACCAGAGTGGAGAAATCTCATTAGAGCTTTACTACCCCTGGCATCCAGATGCCAGAAAGTTCATGCCTTAAGAATGAAGATCTCACTCCAGAGTAAGACTCACCCTAACAAGACCTAAAACCAAGCCCCAACCAAGGCTGGGTCCTGTCAAGTTAGAGAAGAGTCAAAAATACCATGGACTTTCCTCAGATCCACACTAAACATAGCGTCGAATCCTGCCTCTACAAATTCAAGGTGGTCAGGCAGTAATTGAACTGCCTGATAAAATAGAAATTGGCACTCTTCAGAGGAAGATAGCAGTATTCATAGTTTCTGCATGCAACGTCCAGAGTGGTCAGTGTTCAATAAAAAGTTAGTAGACATACAAACAGACAGGAAGGAAATAGTGAcccatattaaagaaaaaacaaagcctgTAGATGAGAGAACTCACATAGCAAaatagctattacaaataatttattttattttattaaacatttctttgtttatttttgagagagagagagagagagagagagagagagagacaagcacaagcaagggagacacagagagagagagagggagacacagaatctgaaacaggctctaagctctgagctgccagcacagagcccgacatagggcttgaactcacaagctgtgagatcatgacctgagccgaagttggacactcaaccgactgagccaccccattgcccctattttatttttttaaataaatgctgttctttttttttttttaagcttatttattttgagagagtgtgaatgcatgtgggggaggggcagagagtgtgaGCGAGATAGAGAgtattctaagcaggctctgtaccattggtgcagaacccagtgtggggcttgaacccacaaactgcaagatcatgacctgagccaaagtctggcacttaactgactgagccacccaactgctcctattacaaataatttaaaggattaaagaaaaatacagtgaacAATAAGTAGTCTCAGCAGAgaaatcaaaactataaaaaaaccaaaaacaaattctAGTACTAAAAAGTATAGGAACAGAAAATGAAGATTTCACTTCACAGTAAGTTGAATATAACAGAAGTCAGTGAAGTTGAAGGGAGTGCAATAGAAATTATCCAGtctgaaacacagaaaaaaaaatattgaggaaaaaTGAACTAAGCCTCAGGGACCTGTGGGACAGTATAAAATTGTCTAATATATATGAGTGttggacagaaaaaaatgttaagaaataatggctgaaagctTCCTAAATTTGGTGAAAAACGTTGACTTACAGATCTAAGAAGTTCAGCAAACTctaaaaaggataaatattggGAAAGTTTAGGCATATGATAGTTAAACGTCTGAAATCTAAAGTGAAAAtcttgaagacaaagaaaaagaaacgttCTCTATGGGAGTAGGAAATCCCACTGACCTTTCACCAGAACCAGTAGAGTTCACACAATGAAAGatcttcaaagtgctgaaagagaaATACCAAACCCCTGTCGTCCCAGAATCCTTTATCTGTTggaaatatccttcaaaaatgaggatgaaatgaagacattttttcaGGTAACAGTTAAGAGAGTTTGTTGCTAGCAAAGCTGCATTACAGAAAAAACACTAAAGAATATCCTTCAGGCCAACAGGACGTGAGAACAGATGGACATTTGGATCAATAGGGAAAAGCGAAGGTTGCTGGAAATGGTAAATGGGCAAATATAAAAgactcattcctttttttctcatcgTTTGCTTAAAAGACAACTAATTGCTTAAAGCAAAAGTAATAACCCCGTAGAATGAGGCTTAGAATATATGTAAAGGTAAGATATGACAAAACTTGCACaagaaatggggagaggggagataaGTGGAACCTTACCTGTCATAAAGTTATTACATTTGTGAAAAGAAGAAGTGGGAAGTAGGAATGTTGTGTATAAAGTGAGGAAAGAGTAAAGTAAGAGGTAGGAAATGTCAGACGTGAAGAGGTATTATATTGGCTCTAAATAGACTCTGATAAGTTAAGGATGTGTATTCCTTAGCAGAACTCCTTGGTAGAACaactactagaaaaaaaaataacacaaagaggCATATTTATCTGAGAGgccaatgaagaaataaaaagcactaaaAAATAGTTAACCGCCCCCAAAAGCAGGAAAACAGCAATGTAAGagcaaaaaaacagaagagagaaatggaaaacaaatttaagacAGTTGACTTAAGCCTGACTGTGTTAACAATTACATTTCAATGGGAATGGATTAAAACGCCAGCTAAAGGCAGAaattgtcagaatggttaacaaaGCAGGATGTATGTCCTGATATAGGAGACCtgtattttaaatctgttttttagtgcttatttatttttgacacacacacacacacacacacacacacacacagagtgtgagctagaggggcagagagagagggagacacaatcagaagcaggctccaggctctgagctgtcagcacagagcccgatgcagggctcgaacccacgaatcgcgagatcatgacctgagccgaagtcagatgcttaaccaaccaagccacccaggcacccctaagagacctgtattttaaatttaaaaacaggttcaatatatattcaatatatattcattcattcattccatggcACTTACCAGAGACATACCAGAGAGCATACATGTGTGCTCAGGGAGTTGGAGGATGAATGTATTTCCATcctaggggtgggggtgagtaGGCAAAAAGTAGGGTATTTATATCATGAAATGATTTGCAGCCGTTAGAAGTAACAGATCCAATATACacaaaacaacatggatggaactttaaatacaattttttaaattttttttaacgtttatttatttttgagacagagagagacagagcatgaacaggggaggggcagagagagagggagacacagaatctgaaacaggctccaggctctgagctgtcagcacagagcccgacgtggggctcgaactcacggaccacgagatcatgacctgagccgaagtcggacacttacttaaccgaccgagccacccaggcgccccaaaataccTAATTTAAGTCAAAAGTGAAACAGAATAACACAATGCCActtttgtaaattaaaagaacaggaatacaaagatttcttaggaaacaaaaaacatgagccataaaattaaaaagtgataaattaaCTTGACccaaactaaaaatgtttttcctctgCAGCCAATTAAGCCGACTGTGCTCTTTCCCCGTGGGGCCCAGTGTGCATTGGCTGTGAACAGCAGCCTCCTTGGTAGTGTATGCAGCCTGTTGGTTGTACGGGTTGCCCTAAGGGACCTTGGAGACAGTTTTCTTCTGGTGGACGTTGAGGTTTGGCCTCACGCTTTCTCCAGTCTAGGCTCCAGACAGGTATGCGGGGTGCCTTTGGAAAGCCCCAGGGCACAGTGGCCAGGGTCCACATTGGCCAAGTCGTCATGTCCATCCGTACCAAGTTGCAGAACAAGGAGCATGTGATTGAGGCCCTACCTAGGGCCAAGTTCAAGTTCCCTGGCTGCCAGAAGATCCACATTTCCAAGAAGTGGGGCTTTACTAAGTTTAATGTGGACGAATTTGAAGACATGGTGGCTGAAAAGCGGCTCATCCCAGATGGCTGTGGGGTCAAATACACCCCTAATCGTGGCCTCTTGGACAGATGGAGGGCTCTGCACTCATGAGAACCTCAGCactgcccttccccattcatgcccACCAATAAATCCTGCttcctgtcaaaaaaaaaagtcttttaaaaaacaccaagaaaatgaaaagacaagccatagaaTGGGGAAGAATATTCAGTACTTGTATATATaacattcagttaaaaatatttagtacatgcatatgtttttatctaaaatatataaaaaattcttataatttaATAACGAGGGTAAACAGCTTAAccaaaaatgggtaaaatatttgaagagacacTTTACAAAAGATGTACGAATggtaataagcacatgaaaagattctcaacattgTTACTcatcatagaaatacaaattaaaaccatagtgagataacATTACATATCAACTAGAATGACTTAAGTTTTGAAAAAAGATAACAAAGTGTTAGCAAGAATATGAAGTAAATGGAACTCTTATATTGCTGttgtgaatgtaaaatggtgcaactcCTTTGAAAACCAGTTTGGCAATCTCTTAAAAAGTTATGCATACACCTGCCAAATGGCAGTCATTCCACTCataagtatttacccaagaaagaGTAAAAGCATATGACCAAATAAGACCTGTACATGAAtgctcacagcagctttattcccAGGAGCTCCGAACTGGAaaccaacccaaatgtctatcaacaggtgaatggatgaacaaactgTGACATATTCACACAGTGAAGTACCATTtaacaatgaaaaggaacaaagttgATACGTTCAGCATCGTGGATGAATGTTAAACTCATGAATGAGTACATATTAATATTAAGCACATATTAAGTACatactaatattaatattaattagtACACATTAATATTAATTGATATTAGTATAATAGTATATTATGACTACATATTATatgttccatttatataaaatacaagctaattattaataattaaaagcaGATTGTTAGTTACCTTGGATGAAACATGAAGGGAGAAATGGATTGCAAACGGGCACAGgaattttttgagatagaaatgCCCTGTGTCTTGATAATGGCAGTGGTTTTGTGAATGTATATAACTGTCAATACTCttcaaattgtatacattaaattgaagcagtttattgtatgtaaattactCCTGGATAAAGTTGATAAGAAAGAGTAAATGCATAtcaaacatacatatattaaaagaacATAAGCGAatgtatccattaaacaatagAATGGTTGCCTCTGTaggaggaagaaatgggagaaaaaggGGAATAAGATTTATGACTTGAtttatactattttccatagggTTCTTTGCAATTCCCTCAATGTGGTTGGGTAATCGTTTCTGTATGCCGGTACATTCTGTGATAGTTAGGAGACTAGCCTATCTGAATGCAGGAAAGACCCTCTAAGGAGCAGAATAGCCAGCATGTACGCTAAAATCCACATAACATTGCTGcgtaagaaatgaaagaatattgaaataaagATACACCGTGTTCATGGAGCAGAAGGCATGATCTTAAGATACTGAATCTCCCCAATTTGTTTTAGGATTCAATACATTTCCGCTAAAAATCCCAGAAGGTGTGGtgggttcttttaaaaattcacttttttgcTAGAAATTGCTAACTGACTCTAAAGTTAATATGAAAatacagagaatttaaaattgtcaaaatagttttggtagggcatgtgactcttgatcatggggtcgtgagttcaagccccaggttgggcacagagcttacttataatggctaaaattaacgactcaagaaacaacagatgtatgttggcaagggtgcagagaaaggggagcccttttggactgttggtgggaatgcaaactggtgcagccactctggaaaacagtatggaggttcctcaaaaaattaaaaatagaactaccctggagtgcctgggtggctcagtcagttaagcgtctgattttggttcaggtcatgatcttgtggttcatgagtctgagccccacattgggctctctgctggcagctcagagcctagagcctgcttcaggttctgtgtctccctttctttctgtccctcccccactcacactctgactctctctctctctctctctcaaaaatacataaacattaagaaaacatttttttagtaataaaaaaaagaactaccgtatggcccagcaattgccctactaggtatttacccaaaggatataaaaatgctgattcgaagggacacatgcaccccaatgtttatagcaatgctatcaacaatagccaaattatggaaagaacccaaatgtccattgactgatgaatagatagagaagatgtagtatgtgtatgtgtatgtgtatatatatatgtgtgtgtgtgtgtgtgtgtgtaatatgtgtgtgtatatatacatatatgtgtgtgtatatatatatacacacacatactacatatgtatatatatacacacacatactacatatgtatatatatatacacgtacacactacatatatacacatacacacatacctatatatatatatatatacacacacacacactacatatgtgtgtatatatatatatatatatatatatatatatatacacacacacacacacacacatacacacacaatggaatattacttggtgatcaaaaagaatgaagtcttgtcatttgcaacagtgtggatggaattagagagtattagtgaaataaatcagagaaagacaaatgtctgatttcactcatgtggaacttaaaatagatgaacataagggaaagggaaggaaatacaCATACACTGACTgtgttccttatgctgtgccttttattcctatgacttacTTATTTAATAGCCAGTTGATTTTTGATAAAGATACCAAGGcaattcaataggaaaaaaacacaatctTTTTGATAAATGGTAGCAAACAAATCTTGACTCATGTTTCTCACCATGTACAAGATTAACTTGACATGTATCATACATCCAAATGGAAGTgctaaaactataaacaaaatataggGCAGAATCTTGGTAACCTTGAATTTGCTAAAGATATCTTAgggagggtaaaaaaaaaagcatgaaaacattaataaattggGCTGCATCAAAGGTAAAAAATTTTGCTCTTCAAAAAACATTGTTAAcaaaaattttggggcgcctgggtggctcagtccgttaagcggctgacttcggctcaggtcatgatctcgtagtccatgagttcgagccccgcgttgggctctgagctgacaggtcggagcctggagcctgtttcagattctgtgtttccctctctctgaccctctcccgttcatgctctgtctctctctgtctcaaaaataaataaacgttaaaaaaattaaaaaaaaaattttaaggcaagccatggactgggagaaaattTGCATaccataaatacaataaataactTGTATTTTGAATACATCAAAGTGGGCAGAGATGTAAATAGACACTTTACCAAAGTAGATATGCAGATGGCTtgtgagcacatgaaaagatactaaaCATGAGTAGTCCTTAGgagaaagtagaaattaaaaccacaagaaagTATTACTCTAAACTCTTTAGAATGGCTAATATGAAAAAGATAGATTACATCAGGTGTTGTCCAGAATGGGACAGCTGTTAACACTTCTGCACTGCAAGTGGTCATggaaaatggtacaaccacttggAAAAGCAATTTGGCAGTTCTTAGAAACATTAAACATTCACCTAACATACCCAGCTATTCCTCTTCAAGAGGGGTGAAAGTGTATGTTCATGCAAAGACTTGTACGTGTGCATTCATCATAGCTTTGTAATAGctccaaactagaaacaactcaaaGATCCATCAgtaggtaaatgaataaattgtggtacatctacacaatggaatgctactcagcattaaaaaggaatgaacttaAAAGAGTGAACcgttttttcccagttttatgaGATATAATTGGCACACAGCATTCTATTGGTTTTAGGTGTACAGCacgatgatttgatatatgtatgtgttgtgAAATAACTACCACGGCAAATTTACGTAACGTCTGTCATCTCGTGAGTACAAAAGAGGAATGAACTGTTCATACAcaaataacatggatgaatctcacagtaATTGCTctgagtgagagaagccagacacaaatgagTATGTaaaatatgattctatttataaaaGGCAAACTTATTTATAGTGACAAGAAGCAGGTCAGGGGTAGCTTGGGAATTGAGTAGGGTGAGGGGTGGGATTAAAGGAGCCTGAGGAAACTTGTGGGGTTGATATCTTTCTTATCATAGTTGTGGTGATGGCTTCACAGATATATGTCAAAATTCAAGTTGTACACTTTATATATAGACAGTTTATTGTATGTTAATTTAGACCTCAGtaatactgtgtttttttttaatttttaaaatttttatttatttttgagagagacagagcacaaacaggggagggacagagagagagggagacacagttcaaagcaggttccagacacagttcaaagcaggacttgaacacatgaactgtgagatcatgacctgagctgaagtcagatgcttaactgactgagccacccaggcaccaggcaccacagtaatactgtttttaaaaatagccagagatggggtgcctgggtggctgagtgggtttaagtgtccaacttcggctcaggtcatgatctcatggttcgtgagtttgagccctgcgtcgagctctctgctctcagcatagagcctacttcggatcctgtttccctctctctgcccctcctccacttgttctctctcccaaaaataaataaatatttttaaaaaatagccagagGAAAAGGAGCGATTACCTTCCAAAGAACAACAGTTAGACTGACAATTGACTTCTCAAGAGCAGCAGTAAAAGCCAGAGACAgtgaactattttattttgtgtaaagaAAACACCTGTCAACCTAGAACCCTGCATATGCATGTTTCAAGAATGACACAAACACTGAAGAAAGTTCATACTAACAGATACTCAGTAAAGGCACTTACAAAGCATAAacctcagaaaaaagaaaatgattccagAAGAAAGACGCAGGAAGGAATGGTAAGCAAAGAGAATGGTAAATGTCAGGATATCTAAGCAAACATTGATGCTGTTGCCCAATATTTGGTATTATAGAAACAAAGGGAGAGAACTATACTACTAGTCAGTAATAGCATATCAATTGAGAGAGGTTAAGAGTTAAAGTATTCTTTTTACATTGTTTGGTAGGAGGGTTCAATATATTGATAAATTTAGAATTCTAAGTTTTACGTGCAGGTGAGTTTTCTCGCTTAACTGCTACATGAATAGAGTGTGTAAAGTGCGTGACTCCAGaactaacagaagaaaaaaatgtagcgaggaaaagaaaatagaaggcagGATGTCAAACAAATGTTTGAAAGAAGAGGCCAACACttatacatgaaacaaaaagttGAACGTATTGGTCATTTGAGCAAGAACTGTGCTTGTAAGACATAGTTTCttagaacaaaacagagagcccTCTTTCCTAGCAGTGGTTTTCAGAGTTTTGTCAAGAGCGTTTTCATGTTAATAATAAGATACTGGTTGCCCATTGCAGTGGGTTGCCATTTGCATTGATGTTGCAAAGTGATGGTGGGTACAACGGCTCACACCTTAGCACGGAGCAAAGCAGGGTACCAAACTGAACTAACAGTCATTGTACTTTTCACTGCCCCAcacactgagggaaaaaaaagccagtttcatttaagaatgtttaaaattttttttattaaaaatttttttattaaaaattgtttaatgtttatttattctttgagagagagagagagcacgagcaggggagggacagacagagggagacaaagaatccaaagcaggctccaggctctgagctgtcagcacagagcccgacatggggcttgaactcaacgaaccgtgagatgaagtcagatgcttaactgactgagccacccaggcatcctgagaatgttgtttttttaatttaaattaaatttattaatttttaaaagtttattttg belongs to Felis catus isolate Fca126 chromosome C1, F.catus_Fca126_mat1.0, whole genome shotgun sequence and includes:
- the LOC111561722 gene encoding 60S ribosomal protein L10-like, encoding MRGAFGKPQGTVARVHIGQVVMSIRTKLQNKEHVIEALPRAKFKFPGCQKIHISKKWGFTKFNVDEFEDMVAEKRLIPDGCGVKYTPNRGLLDRWRALHS